In Arthrobacter sp. CDRTa11, one DNA window encodes the following:
- a CDS encoding TIM barrel protein, whose product MRLAVCAEMVFTDLPFVERVRRIHESGFDVELWDSRTKDISALKATGAVFSSMTGYTSGSLVDPDTTDDVVRTAESLIPTALELGVSRMVVHPAELVDGQAARPVFRSTGSMWSTGARTLERLGRLGEKHGVTFCLENLNTVLDHPGIPLARAKDTLALVEAAGHPNAKLMLDLYHAQLGEGNLIELVRTALPYIGEIQVADVPGRCEPGTGEINYVAVARALAEAGYQGTVGMEAWAQGDSDAALDAFRATFNVYAEEKP is encoded by the coding sequence ATGCGCCTGGCGGTCTGCGCCGAAATGGTCTTCACGGACCTTCCGTTTGTCGAACGGGTGCGCCGGATCCACGAGTCCGGCTTTGACGTCGAACTATGGGATTCGCGCACCAAGGACATTTCTGCGCTCAAAGCCACAGGCGCGGTGTTTTCCTCCATGACCGGCTACACCTCGGGCAGCCTGGTGGACCCCGATACAACCGATGACGTGGTGCGGACCGCTGAATCGCTGATCCCCACCGCCCTGGAACTGGGCGTCAGCCGAATGGTGGTGCACCCGGCAGAACTGGTGGACGGCCAGGCCGCCCGGCCCGTGTTTCGTTCCACCGGCAGCATGTGGAGCACCGGTGCCCGGACGCTGGAGCGCCTGGGCCGGCTTGGCGAAAAGCATGGCGTGACATTTTGCCTGGAAAACCTCAACACCGTCCTTGACCATCCCGGCATCCCGCTGGCCCGGGCCAAGGACACGCTGGCCCTCGTTGAGGCAGCCGGGCATCCCAACGCCAAACTGATGCTGGACCTGTACCACGCACAGTTGGGGGAGGGGAACCTCATTGAGTTGGTACGGACGGCCCTGCCGTACATCGGCGAGATCCAGGTGGCCGATGTCCCGGGGCGCTGTGAACCCGGAACCGGAGAGATCAACTATGTGGCCGTCGCCAGGGCCCTTGCCGAGGCCGGCTACCAGGGCACTGTGGGCATGGAAGCCTGGGCCCAGGGCGACAGCGACGCGGCACTGGACGCCTTCCGGGCCACCTTCAACGTTTATGCGGAGGAAAAGCCATGA
- a CDS encoding Gfo/Idh/MocA family oxidoreductase yields MKDVTLGLVGVGRIGVMHANNIASLNGVLNPEGINVRLRLTDVAQDHARTVAAGLGAEFLPSVEALLASGVDGLVIATGTGTHPELIKAGVDAGIPVFCEKPVAMDVADALPVLEYIRDRQGVVQIGHQRRFDAGYLEARRAYQAGELGWIHSLRAVTCDMAPPPVEFLAGSGGLFRDCSVHDFDILRWLTGREIVEVYAKGSNNGDPAIGVVGDVDTALALVTLDDGTVATVSASRYNGAGHDVRLEIQGSRRSLMVGLDDKIAMASAESGIGFPAGKPHRTFAERFDAAYRDEMAAFVELILGRRDNPCTPEDAVAASRVADAAQESLATGVPVRVAVSVAG; encoded by the coding sequence ATGAAAGACGTAACTCTGGGCCTGGTGGGTGTGGGCCGGATCGGTGTGATGCATGCGAACAACATCGCCTCGCTAAACGGGGTGCTCAATCCTGAGGGCATCAATGTACGGCTTCGGCTGACTGACGTGGCCCAAGACCACGCCAGGACAGTGGCAGCCGGCCTTGGCGCCGAGTTCCTGCCATCTGTGGAAGCACTGCTGGCCTCCGGAGTGGACGGCCTGGTGATTGCCACCGGGACGGGCACCCACCCTGAGCTGATCAAGGCGGGCGTGGATGCCGGCATCCCTGTCTTCTGCGAAAAGCCGGTGGCCATGGACGTGGCGGATGCGCTCCCCGTGCTGGAATACATCCGGGACCGGCAGGGCGTAGTCCAGATCGGCCACCAGCGCCGGTTCGATGCCGGCTACCTTGAGGCCCGGCGCGCCTACCAGGCCGGCGAGCTGGGCTGGATCCATTCGCTGCGTGCGGTCACCTGCGACATGGCGCCGCCACCGGTGGAATTCCTGGCAGGCTCCGGCGGGCTGTTCCGGGACTGCTCCGTCCACGACTTCGACATCCTTCGCTGGCTCACCGGCCGGGAGATCGTGGAGGTGTATGCGAAGGGCTCCAATAATGGTGACCCGGCCATCGGTGTTGTGGGGGACGTGGACACTGCCCTCGCGCTGGTGACGCTCGACGACGGTACTGTCGCCACCGTCTCGGCCTCCCGATACAACGGGGCAGGCCACGATGTCCGCCTGGAAATCCAAGGATCCCGCCGGTCGCTGATGGTGGGGCTGGATGACAAAATCGCGATGGCCTCGGCCGAATCGGGCATTGGATTCCCCGCAGGGAAGCCGCACCGGACCTTCGCCGAGAGATTCGATGCGGCCTACCGCGACGAAATGGCGGCCTTTGTGGAACTGATCCTGGGCCGGCGGGACAACCCCTGCACGCCGGAGGATGCCGTGGCGGCTTCGCGGGTGGCGGACGCTGCCCAGGAGTCGCTGGCCACGGGCGTTCCGGTGAGGGTGGCCGTGAGCGTGGCGGGCTGA
- the iolB gene encoding 5-deoxy-glucuronate isomerase has translation MADWVYPLGSAADGGWDISLGTSDSPLAVKGWAHTGLKVATLSAGAGVELPAAGEERIVVPLSGYFMVTVDGEKYLLAGRPSVFSGPTDVLYSGTDRAVTITSPEGGRVAIATAPAQVRYPTRLITAAETPVELRGAGNCSRQVHNFGTPAALEADRFIVCEVLTPAGNWSSYPPHKHDEEKDGETRLEEIYYFETRVAPDLGGPRRKQDPIGYQRVYASDERPIDVSAEVRTGDVVLVPYGWHGPAMAAPGYDLYYLNVMAGPGRVRDWLISDDPHHGWIRQTWSGQVIDPRLPFRA, from the coding sequence ATGGCTGACTGGGTATACCCGCTGGGCTCCGCTGCTGACGGCGGCTGGGACATCTCGCTGGGGACTTCGGACTCTCCCCTGGCCGTGAAGGGGTGGGCACACACAGGACTAAAGGTGGCCACCTTGTCGGCGGGCGCCGGCGTCGAACTTCCCGCCGCGGGAGAAGAGCGCATCGTGGTCCCGCTCAGCGGATATTTCATGGTCACTGTGGACGGTGAGAAGTATTTGCTGGCCGGACGCCCCAGCGTGTTCAGCGGCCCGACTGACGTGCTGTATTCCGGAACGGACAGAGCGGTTACCATCACCTCGCCCGAGGGCGGCAGGGTGGCCATCGCCACCGCGCCCGCACAGGTCCGGTATCCCACCAGGCTGATCACCGCCGCGGAGACCCCGGTTGAGTTGCGCGGCGCCGGCAACTGCTCGCGTCAGGTGCACAACTTCGGCACACCGGCGGCGCTGGAGGCAGACCGGTTTATTGTCTGCGAGGTCCTCACACCCGCAGGAAACTGGTCCTCCTACCCGCCCCACAAGCACGATGAGGAAAAGGACGGCGAAACCCGGCTGGAGGAGATCTACTACTTCGAAACCCGCGTCGCACCGGACCTGGGCGGACCCAGAAGGAAACAGGACCCCATCGGCTACCAGCGCGTCTACGCCTCCGACGAGCGTCCCATTGATGTCTCCGCCGAGGTACGCACCGGCGACGTTGTGCTTGTCCCCTATGGCTGGCATGGGCCGGCAATGGCGGCACCCGGGTATGACCTTTACTACCTCAACGTTATGGCCGGGCCCGGCCGTGTACGCGACTGGCTTATCAGCGACGACCCCCACCACGGCTGGATCCGGCAGACCTGGTCCGGCCAGGTCATTGATCCCCGGCTGCCCTTCCGCGCCTAG
- a CDS encoding GntR family transcriptional regulator has protein sequence MANQLNLSIDRSSPVPLYHQVVQGIESAIHTGLLPPGSRLDNEIDLAAQLNLSRPTMRKAMDELVRSGLLVRKRGVGTQVVSSQVRRPLELSSLFDDLSNNGAKPTTDVLTFSHDEADDATREALNLPQGATVYHFTRLRKVAGKPLALMENWVRDDITPLTEELLGSQGLYSVLRNAGVNFRLATQRIGAVVANEYQATQLDAAPGSALVTMERTAVDDTGRNVETGHHVYRADSYSFEMTLVQR, from the coding sequence ATGGCGAATCAGTTAAACCTCAGCATCGACCGCTCATCACCGGTGCCCCTCTACCACCAGGTAGTGCAGGGCATTGAGTCCGCCATCCATACCGGCCTGCTTCCACCAGGCAGCCGGCTGGACAACGAGATTGACCTTGCAGCGCAGCTGAACCTTTCGCGGCCCACCATGCGCAAAGCCATGGATGAGCTGGTCCGTTCCGGCCTGCTGGTGCGCAAGCGCGGCGTGGGAACCCAGGTGGTTTCCAGCCAGGTCCGGCGCCCGCTGGAGCTCTCCAGCCTCTTTGACGATCTGAGCAACAACGGTGCCAAACCCACCACGGACGTCTTGACCTTCAGCCACGACGAGGCCGACGACGCTACCCGCGAAGCGCTCAACCTGCCCCAGGGCGCCACCGTGTACCACTTCACCCGGTTGCGGAAAGTGGCCGGGAAACCGCTGGCGCTAATGGAAAATTGGGTCCGCGACGACATCACGCCCCTCACCGAGGAACTCCTGGGCAGCCAAGGTTTGTACTCCGTCCTGCGGAACGCCGGAGTGAATTTCCGGCTGGCAACGCAACGGATCGGCGCAGTGGTGGCCAACGAGTACCAGGCCACGCAACTCGATGCGGCGCCGGGTTCGGCCTTGGTCACCATGGAGCGGACTGCTGTGGACGATACAGGCCGCAATGTGGAGACCGGACACCACGTGTACCGGGCGGATTCGTACAGCTTTGAAATGACGCTGGTCCAGCGCTGA
- a CDS encoding LOG family protein → MNLSGNLGPSPRSIEVESLDSFDRLVSAGAVEMQGWHAQALDLRGRSAALDGLDVEGAIFLGCTFDPGVEDNLRRRGALIFPRLHGVPFDPYRATLYAPQELYAGLAGAPYEELPDALVYQWSIQPDQRHRLDSTLASALHDHAIGDALEEFTRSDVCAGRTMVGVMGGHAAQRGTPEFAQAASLGRLLAQSGRVVATGGGPGAMEAANLGAYLCGVTEAEFGDALDSLGSVPGFRPSVSAWARAAAAVVERFPDGAPSLGIPTWFYGHEPPNYFATHIAKYFANAIREAILLELCNGGIVFLPGAAGTVQEIFQDACENYYSPREAVTPMVLVGRQHWQHEYPAWPMLRCLAAGRPMAESIFLVDSVEEALAVIGD, encoded by the coding sequence ATGAATCTCTCCGGCAACCTGGGTCCCAGCCCCCGGAGCATTGAAGTCGAAAGCCTGGACAGCTTTGACCGTCTGGTCAGCGCGGGGGCAGTGGAAATGCAGGGCTGGCACGCCCAGGCCCTGGACCTCCGCGGCAGGTCGGCGGCACTGGACGGGCTGGATGTTGAGGGCGCCATCTTCCTGGGATGCACGTTTGACCCGGGGGTGGAGGACAATCTGCGCCGGCGTGGTGCACTGATCTTCCCGCGGCTCCACGGCGTTCCCTTCGATCCCTACCGGGCCACGCTCTACGCGCCGCAGGAGCTGTATGCAGGCCTGGCGGGCGCGCCCTACGAGGAGCTCCCCGATGCGCTCGTGTACCAGTGGAGCATCCAGCCTGATCAACGCCATCGGCTGGATTCCACTTTGGCGTCGGCGCTGCATGACCATGCGATCGGTGATGCGCTGGAGGAATTCACCCGCTCGGACGTATGCGCCGGAAGGACCATGGTGGGTGTTATGGGCGGCCATGCTGCGCAGCGCGGAACCCCGGAATTCGCACAGGCAGCCTCACTGGGCAGGCTGCTGGCGCAGAGCGGCAGGGTGGTGGCCACAGGCGGAGGGCCGGGGGCGATGGAGGCAGCCAACCTGGGGGCGTACCTCTGCGGTGTTACGGAAGCTGAGTTCGGGGATGCGTTGGATTCCCTGGGCTCCGTTCCGGGTTTCCGCCCCTCGGTGTCAGCGTGGGCGCGGGCGGCGGCCGCCGTCGTCGAGCGTTTTCCGGACGGTGCGCCGTCGCTGGGAATCCCCACGTGGTTCTACGGACACGAGCCGCCCAACTACTTCGCCACGCACATCGCCAAGTACTTTGCCAACGCCATCCGGGAAGCCATCCTGCTGGAACTGTGCAACGGCGGCATCGTTTTCCTGCCCGGGGCTGCGGGCACAGTGCAGGAAATTTTCCAGGATGCCTGCGAGAACTACTACAGCCCGCGCGAGGCCGTCACCCCCATGGTGCTGGTGGGGCGGCAGCACTGGCAGCACGAGTACCCCGCCTGGCCCATGCTCCGCTGCCTGGCAGCCGGCCGGCCCATGGCAGAGAGCATTTTCCTGGTGGACAGCGTTGAGGAAGCGCTCGCCGTCATTGGCGACTAG
- a CDS encoding matrixin family metalloprotease, whose amino-acid sequence MESRPPRHSHQDYRKRTTARVIRILLLVVAFTTVAFLATSLLYSDPRFAGLLDVRIGPGARAPGATGGVQPPAEGRPDAPPPGLEESDSPLATPEPPAVASDSYEFLAVNGDGTPVGYSPCRPLHYVVNNQLVPAGAQHLVPDAIDKISAATGIRFVYDGATTEEPSSQRPPYQPDSYGDRWAPLLISWTTPEVAPQLKGKVIGTGGSTHYSYDDGPKSFVTGSLELDAPQIADELLYPDGQLYATAVILHELGHVMGLEHVDDPRQLMFPEIGTPEGLADGDLNGLHELGKAMCRKDL is encoded by the coding sequence GTGGAGAGCCGCCCTCCCCGCCACTCGCACCAGGACTACCGAAAGCGAACTACCGCGCGGGTCATCCGCATCCTGCTGCTGGTGGTGGCTTTCACCACAGTGGCTTTCCTGGCGACCAGCCTGTTGTACAGCGATCCCCGCTTCGCCGGCCTGCTTGACGTCCGGATCGGCCCTGGCGCGCGGGCCCCCGGAGCCACCGGCGGCGTCCAGCCACCGGCTGAAGGACGCCCCGACGCGCCGCCGCCAGGACTGGAGGAAAGCGACTCTCCGCTGGCAACCCCGGAACCGCCTGCGGTGGCCAGTGATTCCTATGAGTTCCTGGCTGTTAACGGCGACGGCACTCCGGTGGGCTACTCGCCATGCCGGCCGTTGCACTATGTGGTCAACAACCAGCTTGTTCCAGCCGGTGCCCAGCACCTCGTTCCTGATGCCATCGATAAGATTTCCGCGGCCACCGGAATCCGCTTTGTTTACGACGGCGCCACCACGGAGGAGCCGTCAAGCCAGAGGCCGCCGTACCAGCCGGATTCCTACGGGGACCGGTGGGCTCCCCTGCTGATTTCCTGGACCACTCCGGAGGTGGCACCCCAGCTCAAAGGCAAGGTCATCGGAACCGGCGGAAGCACGCATTACAGTTACGACGACGGCCCCAAAAGCTTCGTGACGGGCAGCCTGGAGCTGGACGCACCCCAAATTGCGGACGAACTTCTGTACCCTGACGGCCAGCTTTATGCCACGGCCGTCATCCTGCACGAACTTGGCCACGTGATGGGCCTGGAACACGTGGACGATCCCCGGCAACTGATGTTCCCGGAGATCGGCACACCGGAGGGCCTGGCCGACGGAGACCTGAACGGCCTGCATGAACTGGGCAAAGCCATGTGCCGAAAGGACCTGTAA
- a CDS encoding VIT1/CCC1 transporter family protein: MFQHAKSNQENPAAEHQPEVPTPGPAAGGNQDQKPGTGVPAETIPARQPTPSDIRRWRQYLADERAEAAVYRDLAQNRQGEERDILLALAEAEGRHEAHWLRLLGQHAGKSRPASLRSQLLGFLARHFGSVFVLALAQRAEGRSPYANDPSATPAMAADEQIHEEVVRGLATRGRNRLAGTFRAAVFGANDGLVSNLSLVMGMAASGVASSVVLLSGVAGLLAGALSMGAGEFVSVRSQRELLAATRPTQITLAAAPKLDIEHNELLLVYLARGMSHEAAEHRVAERMGLLACDCDPSLSLQPELPDTTDRHEAVGTAWGAALSSFCFFASGAIVPILPFLVGLTGVAALVVAAVLVGMALLVTGGIVGLLSGTSPLTRGLRQLAIGLGAAAVTYVLGLAFGTVVG; this comes from the coding sequence GTGTTTCAGCACGCCAAATCCAACCAAGAGAACCCCGCCGCGGAGCATCAGCCGGAAGTCCCCACACCGGGTCCCGCAGCAGGGGGAAACCAAGACCAGAAGCCTGGAACCGGCGTCCCCGCGGAAACCATCCCTGCACGCCAGCCCACCCCTTCCGACATCCGGCGGTGGCGCCAGTACTTGGCAGATGAACGGGCCGAAGCAGCAGTGTACCGGGACCTGGCGCAGAACAGGCAGGGCGAAGAGCGGGACATCCTGCTGGCCCTGGCTGAGGCTGAGGGACGGCATGAAGCCCACTGGCTGCGGCTTTTGGGCCAACACGCGGGCAAGTCGCGTCCGGCGTCGCTGCGCAGCCAGCTCCTCGGATTCCTGGCGCGCCACTTTGGCTCAGTCTTCGTCCTGGCCCTCGCCCAGCGCGCCGAAGGCCGCTCCCCCTATGCCAACGACCCCTCCGCCACTCCAGCCATGGCAGCGGATGAGCAGATCCACGAGGAAGTGGTGCGGGGCCTGGCAACGCGTGGCCGCAACCGGCTGGCCGGCACGTTCCGCGCGGCGGTCTTCGGCGCCAATGACGGCCTCGTCAGCAACCTGTCCCTGGTCATGGGCATGGCAGCATCCGGTGTCGCCAGCAGTGTGGTGCTGCTGAGCGGCGTGGCGGGCCTGCTGGCCGGCGCGCTGTCCATGGGAGCCGGCGAATTCGTCTCCGTCCGGTCCCAGCGCGAACTCCTGGCAGCCACGCGCCCCACCCAGATCACCCTGGCAGCGGCCCCCAAGCTGGATATCGAACACAACGAACTCCTGCTGGTGTACCTGGCCCGCGGAATGTCCCATGAGGCAGCGGAGCACCGGGTCGCCGAGCGCATGGGGCTGCTCGCCTGCGACTGCGATCCCAGCCTGTCCCTCCAGCCCGAACTGCCGGACACGACCGACCGGCACGAAGCCGTGGGCACGGCCTGGGGAGCCGCCCTCTCCAGCTTCTGCTTCTTCGCATCCGGCGCGATCGTTCCCATCCTGCCGTTCCTCGTCGGGCTGACCGGAGTGGCTGCCCTTGTCGTGGCTGCTGTGCTGGTGGGTATGGCACTGCTGGTGACCGGCGGAATTGTGGGCCTCCTTTCCGGCACCTCACCCCTGACCCGCGGATTGCGGCAGCTGGCCATAGGCCTTGGCGCGGCCGCTGTGACCTACGTGCTGGGCCTGGCCTTCGGCACCGTGGTGGGCTAA
- a CDS encoding sodium:solute symporter yields the protein MDANFVNIAIVVVYLIAMLAFGWWGKSRTKNNSDFLVAGRRLGPFLYTGTMAAVVLGGASTVGGVGLGYKFGISGMWLVVAIGAGVLLLSLLFAGTIQKLKIYTVSQMLTLRYGSKATQTSGIVMLAYTLMLCATSTGAYATIFVVLFGWDRALAIAIGGAIVLVYSTIGGMWSITLADQVQFVIKTVGIFLLMLPFTLNAAGGLDGIRSRVDESFFQMDGIGVQTIITYFVVYTLGLLIGQDIWQRVFTAKTPKVARWGGATAGVYCILYGVAGALIGLGAKVALPNIDVAAEGKDVVYAEVAQNLLPIGIGGLVLAAAVAAMMSTASGALIAAATVARADVLPFVASWFGKEINTEDTENPEHDVKANRLWVLALGIVAIVIAIITKDVVAALTIAYDILVGGLLVAILGGLVWKRGTGLAAAASMAVGSVVTLGTMIVLEINAKAPLDGVFANEPIYFGLIASAVVYIAVSLFTRPTDALVMRNWRRRVAGQDNEEVPVPVTAP from the coding sequence ATGGACGCTAACTTCGTCAACATCGCCATTGTGGTGGTGTACCTCATTGCCATGCTGGCCTTTGGCTGGTGGGGCAAGTCCCGCACCAAAAACAACAGTGATTTCCTGGTGGCCGGCCGCCGCCTGGGTCCGTTCCTCTACACGGGCACCATGGCCGCCGTCGTCCTCGGCGGCGCCTCAACCGTGGGCGGGGTAGGACTCGGCTACAAGTTCGGCATCTCCGGGATGTGGCTGGTGGTGGCCATTGGCGCCGGCGTCCTGCTCCTGAGCCTGCTTTTTGCCGGCACCATTCAAAAGCTCAAGATCTACACGGTCTCCCAGATGCTGACACTGCGCTACGGCAGCAAGGCCACCCAGACCTCCGGCATCGTCATGCTGGCCTACACCCTGATGCTCTGCGCCACCTCCACCGGCGCTTACGCCACCATCTTCGTGGTGCTGTTCGGCTGGGACCGCGCCCTTGCCATCGCCATCGGCGGCGCCATCGTCCTGGTGTACTCCACCATCGGCGGCATGTGGTCCATTACCTTGGCGGACCAGGTGCAGTTTGTCATCAAGACCGTAGGCATCTTCCTGCTGATGCTCCCGTTCACCCTCAACGCGGCCGGCGGCCTGGACGGCATCCGCAGCCGGGTTGATGAAAGCTTTTTCCAGATGGACGGCATCGGCGTCCAGACCATCATCACGTACTTCGTGGTGTACACCTTGGGCCTGCTGATCGGCCAGGACATCTGGCAGCGCGTCTTCACCGCAAAGACCCCCAAGGTGGCTCGCTGGGGTGGCGCCACCGCCGGTGTTTACTGCATCCTCTACGGCGTGGCAGGTGCCCTCATCGGCCTGGGTGCCAAGGTGGCCCTGCCGAACATTGACGTTGCCGCCGAAGGCAAGGACGTGGTCTACGCCGAAGTGGCGCAGAACCTGCTGCCCATCGGGATTGGCGGACTGGTGCTTGCCGCCGCCGTGGCAGCCATGATGTCCACCGCGTCCGGTGCCCTCATCGCTGCCGCAACGGTGGCCCGGGCCGACGTCCTGCCCTTTGTTGCCAGCTGGTTCGGCAAGGAGATCAATACCGAAGACACGGAGAACCCCGAGCACGACGTCAAGGCCAACCGCCTGTGGGTCCTGGCGCTTGGCATCGTGGCCATCGTGATCGCCATCATTACCAAGGACGTGGTGGCAGCCCTGACCATCGCGTACGACATCCTGGTGGGCGGCCTGCTGGTGGCCATCCTCGGCGGCCTGGTGTGGAAGCGCGGCACCGGCCTGGCTGCAGCCGCGTCCATGGCAGTCGGTTCCGTGGTGACGCTGGGAACCATGATTGTCCTGGAAATCAACGCCAAGGCCCCGCTGGACGGCGTCTTCGCCAATGAACCCATCTACTTCGGTCTGATCGCCTCGGCAGTTGTCTACATTGCCGTGTCCCTGTTCACCAGGCCCACGGATGCTTTGGTGATGCGGAACTGGCGACGCCGGGTGGCTGGCCAGGACAACGAGGAAGTGCCGGTCCCCGTCACGGCGCCCTGA
- a CDS encoding helix-turn-helix domain-containing protein translates to MKALPVEPSNVPVAIGSRIRAARQSQRLTIEQVADATGLTKGFLSRVERDLTSPSVASLVTLCQVLSISIGDLFAAPETHLTKRNDGPRISLGGHGIVERLLTARSERRIQIIQAVIEPHGRGETELYAVDCDVDVLHVIKGSIRLILTNEEYELNTGDTVTFPGREPHTWVNPTDKPVEVLWVLVPAASR, encoded by the coding sequence ATGAAGGCACTGCCAGTTGAGCCAAGCAACGTTCCCGTTGCCATCGGTTCCCGTATCCGTGCCGCGCGGCAGTCCCAGCGGCTGACCATTGAGCAGGTTGCCGATGCCACCGGCCTGACCAAGGGGTTCCTGAGCCGGGTGGAACGGGACCTGACCTCGCCGTCCGTTGCCTCCCTGGTCACGCTGTGCCAGGTGCTCTCCATTTCCATTGGGGACCTTTTTGCCGCCCCGGAAACGCACCTCACCAAGAGGAATGACGGGCCTCGGATCTCCCTGGGCGGCCATGGGATTGTGGAACGGCTCCTGACGGCACGCTCGGAACGCCGGATCCAGATCATCCAGGCCGTGATTGAGCCGCATGGCCGTGGCGAGACGGAGTTGTACGCGGTGGACTGCGATGTTGATGTGCTGCACGTGATCAAGGGCAGCATCCGGCTGATCCTCACCAACGAGGAATATGAGCTCAACACCGGCGATACCGTCACGTTCCCCGGCCGTGAACCCCACACCTGGGTCAACCCCACGGACAAGCCCGTAGAGGTGCTCTGGGTCCTGGTTCCGGCGGCCAGCCGCTAG
- the speB gene encoding agmatinase, with the protein MEELRIEANGNLGPIDSSRIPRYAGAATYARLPRLDQVAKADVTVVGVPFDSGVSYRPGARFGSNHIREASRLLRPYNPAWDVSPFENIQVADAGDMAVNPFNINEAIETVQQNALDLTSGGSKLVTLGGDHTIALPLLRAAAERAGGPLAMLHFDAHLDTWDTYFGAEYTHGTPFRRAVEEGILDTEAISHIGTRGPLYGKKDLDDDHRFGFGIVTSADVYYQGVLETVAKVRDRIGSRPLYISVDIDVLDPAHAPGTGTPEAGGMTSRELLEIIRGFRGMNLVGADIVEVAPAYDHAEITGVAASHVAFELVTLMADNAVAGDRFGAANGYAAQALGQETRQPAGFAAAGKE; encoded by the coding sequence TTGGAAGAGCTGCGCATCGAAGCCAACGGCAATCTTGGCCCCATCGATTCATCCCGTATTCCGCGCTACGCCGGCGCCGCCACCTATGCCCGCCTTCCCCGCCTTGACCAGGTGGCCAAGGCCGACGTCACGGTGGTGGGCGTTCCCTTCGACTCCGGAGTCTCCTACCGCCCGGGCGCACGCTTCGGCTCCAACCACATCCGCGAAGCCAGCCGCCTGCTGCGCCCCTACAACCCGGCCTGGGACGTCAGCCCCTTCGAAAACATCCAGGTGGCAGATGCCGGTGACATGGCGGTCAACCCGTTCAATATCAACGAGGCCATCGAAACCGTGCAGCAGAATGCACTGGACCTGACCTCTGGCGGGAGCAAGCTGGTGACCCTCGGCGGTGACCACACCATCGCACTGCCGCTGCTGCGCGCCGCGGCTGAACGTGCCGGCGGCCCCCTTGCCATGCTTCACTTTGACGCGCACCTGGACACGTGGGACACCTACTTCGGCGCCGAGTACACGCACGGGACGCCCTTCCGCCGGGCCGTGGAGGAGGGCATCCTGGACACGGAAGCCATCAGCCACATTGGCACCCGGGGCCCGCTGTACGGCAAAAAGGACCTCGACGACGACCACCGGTTCGGGTTCGGCATCGTCACGTCCGCGGACGTCTACTACCAGGGCGTCCTGGAAACCGTGGCCAAGGTCCGGGACCGGATCGGCAGCCGCCCGCTCTACATTTCCGTGGACATTGATGTCCTGGACCCTGCGCATGCCCCGGGTACGGGTACGCCCGAGGCCGGTGGCATGACCAGTCGCGAACTGCTGGAAATTATCCGGGGCTTCCGAGGCATGAACCTGGTAGGCGCTGACATCGTAGAGGTTGCCCCGGCGTACGACCACGCCGAGATCACCGGCGTCGCCGCCAGCCATGTCGCTTTCGAACTGGTGACCCTGATGGCAGACAACGCCGTTGCCGGGGACCGTTTCGGGGCAGCCAATGGTTACGCGGCGCAGGCGCTTGGCCAGGAAACCCGCCAGCCGGCCGGGTTCGCGGCAGCCGGCAAGGAGTAG